The following proteins are co-located in the Panthera uncia isolate 11264 chromosome F1, Puncia_PCG_1.0, whole genome shotgun sequence genome:
- the IL6R gene encoding interleukin-6 receptor subunit alpha isoform X2 → MLALRCALLTALLAAPGAALTPGGCPAPEVLSDVVTARPGANVTLTCPGEETGDSATVHWLLRNRVPGSQQERGADVGGRLLLRSVQLSDSGNYSCYRDGLLAGTVPLLVEAPPEEPQITCFRKSPLSKVACEWGPRSPPSGTTRATLLVRKFGTSPMGDSEEPCQYFPGPQTFSCQLAVPEGDNSLYVVSLCVSNAAGSKSSHPQTFEGYGILQPDPPVNVTVTAVPGNPRWLRVTWRDPPSWNSYFYRLQFELRYRAERSKTFTTWMVKELQHHCIIHDAWRGARHRVQVRAREEFGHGSWSAWSPEAAGAPWTEPRSPPAKTEAPPSTQAPTTDGDDENDLLKDSANATSLPVQDSSVPLPTFLVAGGSLAFGTLLCVGLVLR, encoded by the exons AGGTGCTGAGTGATGTGGTGACCGCCCGGCCTGGGGCCAACGTGACCCTGACCTGCCCGGGCGAGGAGACTGGAGACAGTGCCACGGTTCACTGGCTGCTGAGGAATCGGGTCCCAGGCTCACAGCAGGAACGCGGTGCTGACGTGGGAGGGAGGCTTCTTCTGAGGTCGGTGCAGCTCAGCGACTCTGGAAACTACTCCTGTTACCGCGACGGCCTCCTGGCTGGAACTGTGCCTTTGCTGGTGGAAG cccctcccgaGGAGCCCCAGATCACCTGCTTCCGGAAGAGCCCCCTCAGCAAGGTGGCCTGTGAGTGGGGTCCTCGGAGCCCCCCCTCCGGAACGACCAGGGCCACGCTTCTGGTGAGGAAGTT CGGGACCAGCCCCATGGGAGACTCGGAGGAGCCGTGCCAGTACTTTCCGGGGCCGCAGACCTTCTCCTGCCAGCTGGCAGTCCCCGAGGGGGACAACTCCTTGTACGTGGTGTCCCTGTGCGTCAGCAACGCTGCTGGGAGCAAGTCCAGCCATCCCCAAACGTTTGAGGGCTACGGAATCT TGCAGCCTGACCCGCCTGTCAATGTCACCGTCACTGCTGTGCCCGGAAACCCCCGCTGGCTCAGGGTCACCTGGCGGGACCCCCCGTCCTGGAACTCCTACTTCTACAGGCTGCAGTTTGAGCTCCGATACCGGGCCGAGCGGTCGAAGACGTTCACAACGTGGATG gtcaaGGAGCTCCAGCATCACTGCATCATCCACGACGCCTGGAGAGGCGCGAGGCACAGGGTGCAGGTCCGGGCCCGGGAGGAGTTTGGGCACGGCTCCTGGAGCGCGTGGAGCCCGGAGGCCGCGGGTGCCCCGTGGACAG aacccaggagccccccagccAAGACGGAGGCGCCCCCCTCCACGCAG GCACCGACTACTGATGGAGACGATGAAAATGATCTCTTGAAAGATTCTGCAAATGCAACCAGCCTCCCAG TGCAAGACTCTTCGGTGCCACTGCCCACCTTCCTGGTGGCCGGAGGAAGCCTGGCCTTCGGAACGCTCCTGTGCGTCGGCCTCGTCCTGAGGTGA
- the IL6R gene encoding interleukin-6 receptor subunit alpha isoform X1, which translates to MLALRCALLTALLAAPGAALTPGGCPAPEVLSDVVTARPGANVTLTCPGEETGDSATVHWLLRNRVPGSQQERGADVGGRLLLRSVQLSDSGNYSCYRDGLLAGTVPLLVEAPPEEPQITCFRKSPLSKVACEWGPRSPPSGTTRATLLVRKFGTSPMGDSEEPCQYFPGPQTFSCQLAVPEGDNSLYVVSLCVSNAAGSKSSHPQTFEGYGILQPDPPVNVTVTAVPGNPRWLRVTWRDPPSWNSYFYRLQFELRYRAERSKTFTTWMVKELQHHCIIHDAWRGARHRVQVRAREEFGHGSWSAWSPEAAGAPWTEPRSPPAKTEAPPSTQAPTTDGDDENDLLKDSANATSLPVQDSSVPLPTFLVAGGSLAFGTLLCVGLVLRFRKTWKLQALKEGKASTQPPYALGQLVPERPKPRPGLVPLLSPPVNPGSLGSDNTSGHGRPDARGPRSPYDVSNRDYFLPR; encoded by the exons AGGTGCTGAGTGATGTGGTGACCGCCCGGCCTGGGGCCAACGTGACCCTGACCTGCCCGGGCGAGGAGACTGGAGACAGTGCCACGGTTCACTGGCTGCTGAGGAATCGGGTCCCAGGCTCACAGCAGGAACGCGGTGCTGACGTGGGAGGGAGGCTTCTTCTGAGGTCGGTGCAGCTCAGCGACTCTGGAAACTACTCCTGTTACCGCGACGGCCTCCTGGCTGGAACTGTGCCTTTGCTGGTGGAAG cccctcccgaGGAGCCCCAGATCACCTGCTTCCGGAAGAGCCCCCTCAGCAAGGTGGCCTGTGAGTGGGGTCCTCGGAGCCCCCCCTCCGGAACGACCAGGGCCACGCTTCTGGTGAGGAAGTT CGGGACCAGCCCCATGGGAGACTCGGAGGAGCCGTGCCAGTACTTTCCGGGGCCGCAGACCTTCTCCTGCCAGCTGGCAGTCCCCGAGGGGGACAACTCCTTGTACGTGGTGTCCCTGTGCGTCAGCAACGCTGCTGGGAGCAAGTCCAGCCATCCCCAAACGTTTGAGGGCTACGGAATCT TGCAGCCTGACCCGCCTGTCAATGTCACCGTCACTGCTGTGCCCGGAAACCCCCGCTGGCTCAGGGTCACCTGGCGGGACCCCCCGTCCTGGAACTCCTACTTCTACAGGCTGCAGTTTGAGCTCCGATACCGGGCCGAGCGGTCGAAGACGTTCACAACGTGGATG gtcaaGGAGCTCCAGCATCACTGCATCATCCACGACGCCTGGAGAGGCGCGAGGCACAGGGTGCAGGTCCGGGCCCGGGAGGAGTTTGGGCACGGCTCCTGGAGCGCGTGGAGCCCGGAGGCCGCGGGTGCCCCGTGGACAG aacccaggagccccccagccAAGACGGAGGCGCCCCCCTCCACGCAG GCACCGACTACTGATGGAGACGATGAAAATGATCTCTTGAAAGATTCTGCAAATGCAACCAGCCTCCCAG TGCAAGACTCTTCGGTGCCACTGCCCACCTTCCTGGTGGCCGGAGGAAGCCTGGCCTTCGGAACGCTCCTGTGCGTCGGCCTCGTCCTGAG GTTCAGGAAGACGTGGAAGCTGCAGGCCCTGAAGGAAGGCAAGGCCAGCACACAGCCGCCGTATGCTCTGGGGCAGCTGGTCCCCGAGAGGCCCAAGCCCAGGCCGGGGCTcgtccccctcctctctcctcccgtGAACCCCGGCAGCCTCGGGTCTGACAACACGTCGGGGCACGGCCGGCCGGACGCCAGGGGCCCCCGGAGCCCTTACGACGTCAGTAACAGAGACTACTTCTTACCCAGATAG